From the genome of Halarsenatibacter silvermanii:
AAAAAACCATGGCAAAAACAAGCCAACAGAGAGTCGAAGTTAAAAATCGTGACAAACAGCTGAAATATATCCTGGAAAATGAGTTTGAACTTTCACCACGTGAATCGGAATCAATCGTGAAGACTGCAAATGAGATATATGAACTGGAAAATTATGAACCCTCTCATCAGGCTGACAGAGGTAAAATAGTCAGGACGGTAATCTCCAAGGATGCAAAGCATGGCCCCAGA
Proteins encoded in this window:
- a CDS encoding DUF1670 domain-containing protein — its product is MAKTSQQRVEVKNRDKQLKYILENEFELSPRESESIVKTANEIYELENYEPSHQADRGKIVRTVISKDAKHGPRLEELPKVNVTLTKDIQKEDKDLYRKEGKTSLRQSKILRMTNEALEQDGLLTQEDLADILEV